A single Triticum dicoccoides isolate Atlit2015 ecotype Zavitan chromosome 2A, WEW_v2.0, whole genome shotgun sequence DNA region contains:
- the LOC119353727 gene encoding uncharacterized J domain-containing protein C4H3.01-like, with amino-acid sequence MSSLRATSALLHTYYSSAAAGRGGARRLGFAPRLRVGFRVPSKASSAFVLDEVARAAGGVRRRAATRAASWDSEKSPYETLELERDADEETIKVAYRRLAKFYHPDVYDGKGTLEEGETAEARFIKIQAAYELLIDDERRKTYDKEHFVNPMKASQAWMEWVMKKRKAFDKRGDMAVAAWAEQQQRELTLRARRLSRSKVDPEEERRLLAKERKASMEFYSTTLKRHTLVLRKRDIMRKREEEDKMSEISRLLAAEGLELDTDEDDDDTTFLK; translated from the exons ATGAGCAGCCTCCGAGCCACCTCCGCCCTCCTCCACACCTACTACtcttccgccgccgccggccgaggCGGCGCCAGGCGGCTCGGGTTCGCGCCGCGGCTCCGCGTGGGCTTCCGCGTCCCGTCCAAGGCGTCGTCCGCCTTCGTGCTCGACGAGGTCGCGAGGGCGGCCGGGGGCGTGCGGAGGAGGGCGGCCACGCGCGCGGCCAGCTGGGATTCCGAGAAGTCCCCGTACGAGACGCTCG AGCTGGAAAGGGATGCCGACGAGGAGACCATAAAGGTCGCGTACAGGAGATTGGCCAAGTTCTATCACCCTGATG TTTATGATGGTAAGGGAACCCTTGAGGAAGGAGAGACCGCTGAAGCCCGTTTCATCAAAATCCAAGCAGCATATGAGCTGTTGATCGATGACGAAAGGAGAAAGACATACGATAAAGAGCATTTTGTGAATCCAATGAAG GCTTCTCAGGCATGGATGGAGTGGGTGATGAAAAAACGAAAAGCTTTCGATAAACGTGGAGACATGGCGGTAGCTGCTTGGGCCGAGCAACAACAACGAGAATTGACGCTTCGGGCGCGGCGTCTCTCTAGGTCGAAG GTTGACCCAGAGGAGGAAAGGAGATTACTCGCCAAGGAAAGGAAGGCTTCTATGGAGTTCTACAGCACAACTCTAAAAAGACATACCCTCGTATTACGGAAGAGGGACATCATGCGCAAGAGAGAAGAGGAAGACAAGATGAGTGAGATCAGTAGGCTTCTAGCTGCCGAGGGGCTTGAGTTAGATACAGACGAAGATGATGATGACACAACTTTCTTGAAGTAA
- the LOC119353728 gene encoding uncharacterized protein LOC119353728 — protein MMTSRRASGGSTSSSCALCEGSNLPSCCAACVNTRLFEYHATLRLRRNLRDTLQSRIAARLEAKRKAEEQRMWKLSKAHDIKELRDRLSELKSRTALEKMKIKQASSDLKVKSGTLNVAFITLKTKQTDSSTMHTNAMKAAQMGLMATTSERLKRQSKAVKQLCRLFPMRRAIIDGEKKDGHSDPYDVICGIRLPRGLDPHSVPSEELSASLGYMLQVLSIAIHILSAPALHVAGFGASCSRVWQRSSYWSTRQSQSKVYPLFVPRQNNCSVGEENSWTESGSGNFGVDSVDSDQKSLFDSKRSNSFNFSAASSHSIERHQDLQRGISLLKTSVSAITAYYYNSLGLDVPPNLSTFDAFAKMLHMLSSSKTLRAALESNIASRSEKQAQQLNRSIWKASSAISSNSSMLDSTHTAIMPSSLDNLLLNSNTSFLYTGKPPKHGGAPDSIVDGWDMVEREILPPPPSQIEDIAQWERAHTYARSGSKKK, from the exons ATGATGACCTCCCGGCGGGCCAGCGgcggcagcaccagcagcagctgCGCGCTCTGCGAGGGATCCAACCTCCCCTCCTGCTGCGCCGCGTGCGTCAACACGAG GCTGTTCGAGTACCACGCGACGCTGCGCCTGAGGAGGAACCTCCGCGACACCCTCCAGTCCCGCATCGCCGCGCGCCTCGAGGCAAAG AGGAAAGCGGAGGAGCAGAGGATGTGGAAACTGAGCAAAGCTCACGACATCAAGGAGCTGAGGGATCGGCTCAGCGAGTTGAAGAGTCGAACTGCGTTAG AGAAGATGAAGATCAAGCAGGCATCAAGTGATCTCAAGGTGAAAAGTGGTACATTGAATGTGGCTTTTATCACG CTAAAAACGAAGCAAACCGATTCATCAACGATGCACACCAATGCCATGAAAGCAGCACAGATGGGTCTT ATGGCAACAACCTCCGAACGTCTGAAACGTCAGTCCAAAGCTGTAAAGCAGCTTTGCAGGTTGTTCCCAATGAGGCGA GCTATTATAGATGGAGAAAAGAAGGATGGTCACAGTGATCCGTACGATGTTATATGTGGTATTCGTCTACCTCGTGGTCTCGATCCACATTCAGTTCCATCAGAGGAGTTATCAGCTTCCTTGGG GTACATGTTGCAAGTCCTCAGCATTGCAATTCATATCCTATCCGCACCAGCCCTTCATGTAGCCGGTTTTGGG GCTTCTTGTTCACGTGTATGGCAGCGGAGTAGCTACTGGAGCACACGACAATCCCAGAG CAAGGTTTACCCACTTTTTGTGCCAAGGCAAAATAATTGTTCTGTTGGAGAGGAAAATTCATGGACAGAAAGTGGTTCGGGTAACTTTGGTGTTGATTCTGTGGACTCGGATCAGAAATCCCTTTTTGACTCCAAGAGAAGCAATAGCTTCAACTTCTCAGCCGCATCTTCTCACTCCATTGAGAGGCATCAAGACTTGCAAAGAGGGATATCTTTGCTAAAGACAAGTGTTTCTGCCATCACTGCCTACTACTATAACTCATTGGGCTTGGATGTGCCACCCAATCTTTCTACTTTTGACGCATTTGCAAAGATGCTCCATATGTTATCATCTTCAAAGACCCTTCGAGCTGCTCTTGAATCAAATATCGCCTCAAG ATCAGAAAAGCAGGCACAACAGCTAAACAGATCAatatggaaggcaagctcggccaTCTCATCTAACAGCAGTATGTTGGACAGCACGCACACAGCTATCATG CCGAGCTCTCTAGATAACCTCCTCCTGAACTCGAACACGAGTTTCTTGTACACCGGTAAGCCGCCGAAGCACGGCGGAGCACCCGACAGCATTGTGGACGGCTGGGACATGGTAGAGCGTGAGATCCTGCCGCCCCCGCCGTCCCAGATAGAAGACATCGCGCAGTGGGAAAGAGCGCACACCTACGCTCGCAGTGGTTCTAAAAAGAAATGA
- the LOC119353729 gene encoding apoptotic chromatin condensation inducer in the nucleus-like: MTTYPVLNDQPIDQWNFAELKDELSRRNLPTDGLKDDLVKRLFEELQGDILGGEGPVGGSPPDDDLKEDETPGSADASVCQAAVEQNVDEGPSQVATLEGYPVGSVTEASEKGADATTEVIQDALVSTEEVSQTTLVAEVSEKSADATTEVSQNAVVSTEEDSQTTLVAEASEKSADATTEVSQDAVVSNEEVSQTTLVAATEVSDAPLVDMAKADEISPSDAVATNGDHLESAPSGSNIVKEASPQADRHSEIIAEKAPEEGTIKKVIANYLPCDVASTDVKLDATSAKDKLDADIVEQDAVSSPPDASASHVDPLDVDAVAAAPGQNAETLIPVIDLSDNALMNGKDLEDSGRTNSTCKPTVAGTNDQVTEVNPVLGSQIKCVPIPHDNISTNVKGDLNADNSDLEIEVKRDMVKPPCNIPSVGDDLQALDDDKELSKNGTPLQEIESKSNMILDKKEDSPDGAFPEKLNLDRSSIEEDVMESKHVDTIIRSDDLGGKTAVTSDHEEVKEVILFNTVANDSSVETMDIVHEEKLVTSSEKRKLEDQEVVADEPIKRQRHVDTLKIPKQQTSKLSSSDSPKVVVRPALKHFVGRSNSTASGGSHKERIVPLPQKPATTSLRVDRFVRPFTLKAVQELLGRTGSVCSFWMDDIKTHCYVTYSSVDEAIATRNAVYNLQWPLNNGSYLAAEFVDPLEVKLKIEHPPPLPLPTSLGKDTTPNAAAIQQAEANQTMLHRGAGAAWGLSPTPQPHTKLYTTSNPRSEREVLPPSPKQPETTIKTLDDLFRRTQASPMIYYLPLSEEEVAAKLAARRRRNWRR, from the exons ATGACGACGTATCCTGTGCTGAATGACCAGCCAATTGATCAGTGGAACTTTGCAGAACTGAAGGATGAGCTCTCTAGGAGGAACTTACCTACCGATGGCTTGAAGGATGATCTTGTGAAAAGGCTCTTTGAGGAACTTCAGGGTGATATACTTGGTGGAGAAGGGCCAGTTGGTGGATCTCCTCCCGATGATGATCTCAAAGAGGACGAAACCCCTGGTTCGGCTGATGCATCTGTTTGCCAGGCTGCGGTGGAACAAAATGTTGATGAAGGTCCTTCTCAGGTTGCAACCCTGGAAGGATATCCTGTTGGTTCTGTTACAGAGGCTAGTGAGAAAGGTGCCGATGCTACTACAGAGGTTATTCAGGATGCTCTAGTTAGTACCGAAGAAGTTAGTCAGACAACTCTTGTTGCGGAGGTTAGTGAGAAAAGTGCCGATGCTACTACAGAAGTTAGTCAGAATGCTGTAGTTAGTACCGAAGAAGATAGTCAGACAACTCTTGTTGCAGAGGCTAGTGAGAAAAGTGCCGATGCTACTACAGAAGTTAGTCAGGATGCTGTAGTTAGTAACGAAGAAGTTAGTCAGACAACTCTTGTTGCTGCTACTGAAGTTAGTGATGCTCCTCTTGTTGATATGGCAAAAGCTGATGAAATTTCTCCAAGTGACGCAGTGGCAACCAACGGAGATCACCTAGAATCAGCTCCAAGTGGCAGTAATATAGTGAAGGAAGCATCTCCACAAGCTGATCGTCATAGTGAGATTATTGCAGAGAAGGCTCCAGAAGAAGGCACCATCAAGAAAGTGATTGCTAATTATCTACCATGTGATGTTGCCAGTACTGATGTCAAGTTAGATGCAACTTCTGCTAAAGACAAGTTAGATGCTGATATTGTAGAGCAAGATGCAGTATCATCACCTCCAGATGCTAGTGCGTCACATGTTGATCCATTGGATGTTGATGCTGTTGCAGCTGCACCAGGACAAAATGCTGAGACCCTGATTCCTGTGATAGATTTGAGTGATAATGCTTTGATGAATGGCAAGGACCTCGAAGATTCTGGGCGCACAAACAGTACCTGCAAACCAACCGTGGCAGGGACAAATGACCAGGTAACTGAGGTCAATCCTGTTCTAGGTTCTCAAATCAAGTGTGTTCCGATTCCGCATGACAATATATCAACTAATGTAAAAGGTGACCTGAATGCTGACAATTCTGATTTGGAAATAGAGGTTAAGAGGGATATGGTCAAACCACCATGCAACATTCCCTCCGTAGGTGATGATTTGCAGGCATTGGACGATGACAAAGAGTTGTCTAAGAACGGGACCCCATTGCAAGAAATAGAATCTAAATCCAATATGATCTTGGACAAGAAAGAGGACAGTCCTGATGGCGCTTTTCCTGAAAAACTAAATTTAGACAGGAGCTCGATAGAGGAGGATGTGATGGAAAGTAAGCATGTTGATACCATTATCAGATCTGATGATCTTGGAGGAAAGACTGCGGTTACCTCAGACCATGAAGAGGTAAAAGAGGTGATCCTCTTTAATACTGTTGCCAATGATTCATCTGTGGAGACAATGGATATTGTTCATGAAGAGAAGCTAGTAACTTCATCTGAAAAGAGGAAACTTGAAG ACCAAGAAGTTGTCGCGGATGAGCCCATCAAACGTCAGCGCCATGTGGATACTCTCAAAATTCCTAAGCAACAAACATCCAAACTAAGTAGCTCTGATTCTCCAAAGGTTGTGGTTCGGCCTGCTCTAAAACATTTTGTTGGCAGGTCTAATTCAACAGCAAGTGGAGGTTCTCACAAAGAGCGGATAG TGCCACTTCCTCAGAAGCCTGCAACAACTTCCTTGAGAGTTGACCGATTTGTGCGCCCATTTACTTTGAAAGCTGTGCAAGAGCTTCTTGGTAGAACTGGATCTGTTTGCAGCTTCTGGATGGATGATATCAAGACCCACTGCTATGTTACA TACTCTTCAGTGGATGAAGCTATCGCTACCAGGAATGCTGTTTACAACCTCCAATGGCCCCTAAACAATGGCAGTTACTTAGCTGCCGAATTTGTTGATCCACTTGAGGTGAAGCTTAAAATCGAACACCCTCCCCCACTGCCACTGCCTACCAGCCTCGGCAAGGATACAACGCCAAATGCAGCAGCCATCCAACAAGCGGAGGCTAACCAAACCATGCTTCACCGTGGCGCTGGTGCCGCATGGGGTCTGTCACCTACTCCACAGCCTCATACAAAGTTGTATACCACATCTAACCCCAGGTCGGAAAGGGAGGTGCTTCCACCTTCTCCAAAGCAACCGGAAACAACTATCAAGACACTTGATGATCTCTTCAGGAGGACACAGGCCTCTCCGATGATCTACTACTTGCCCTTATCGGAGGAGGAGGTGGCAGCCAAGCTCGCAGCACGCCGCAGGCGAAATTGGAGACGGTAG
- the LOC119353730 gene encoding 50S ribosomal protein L7/L12-like: MPLFSSKFAPLIPRLRRLSTAAATAGGEDPKLSRIADELLALSSAELDDYSALMRLKLRLSLTSNPAAGLGPGTAGDAASGSAGAEEAAAVKTAFDVKIEKYDAAAKIKIIKEVRAMTDLGLKEAKELVEKAPVVVRAGLPKEEAEALAAKLKAAGAAVALE, translated from the coding sequence ATGCCACTCTTCTCCTCTAAATTCGCACCGCTGAtcccccgcctccgccgcctctcCACGGCGGCGGCGACCGCCGGCGGCGAGGACCCGAAGCTGTCGCGCATCGCGGACGAGCTCCTGGCGCTCTCCTCGGCCGAGCTGGATGACTACTCGGCCCTCATGCGCCTCAAGCTACGCCTCTCGCTCACCTCCAACCCAGCTGCCGGATTAGGTCCTGGCACGGCCGGGGACGCGGCCTCCGGGTCGGCGGGGGCCGAGGAGGCCGCGGCGGTGAAGACGGCGTTCGACGTCAAGATCGAGAAGTACGACGCGGCGGCCAAGATCAAGATCATCAAGGAGGTGCGCGCGATGACGGACCTGGGGCTCAAGGAGGCCAAGGAGCTGGTGGAGAAGGCGCCGGTCGTCGTGCGCGCGGGCCTGCCCAAGGAGGAGGCCGAGGCGCTCGCCGCCAAGCTCAAGGCCGCCGGAGCTGCCGTTGCGCTCGAGTGA